The following are from one region of the uncultured Fretibacterium sp. genome:
- a CDS encoding ADP-ribosylglycohydrolase family protein, protein MTGRLREKVLGSFYGAAVGDAMGAATESFSRRRIEEVYGGRVTTFQKPAPETPAFGRRAGQITDAFGIPWSLARQIVRRGKVDARAGIDALLEWSEDPDVFERFAGMTTKKVIRQLRESAGSMNYWEYAGRLGNRLFKSHFYALSSNGAAVKAFVPGILNPGNPDQAIQDAITICMTSHDDRISISGACAVAAAASRAMEDDASVESMVDAAFYGAGKGLERAPSEAMSYPGPSVSKRLDMAIRIVMKGLPKEERIRLLADVVGTGPAIAETVPAAFALLVCNGGETMPAIVDAVNAGDETSAIAAIVGALAGARAGLSSIPPEDRRTILENNPMDIEGTGVQFCALIEKRNRMGDINLGTA, encoded by the coding sequence ATGACCGGAAGGCTCAGGGAAAAAGTGCTGGGCTCCTTTTATGGGGCGGCGGTTGGGGATGCCATGGGGGCCGCTACGGAGTCCTTTTCCCGCCGCCGTATTGAGGAGGTCTACGGGGGAAGGGTGACGACATTTCAAAAGCCCGCCCCGGAAACGCCTGCCTTCGGCAGGAGGGCGGGACAGATCACGGATGCCTTCGGAATTCCATGGAGCCTGGCGAGACAGATCGTTCGTCGCGGAAAGGTGGATGCTCGTGCAGGCATCGATGCCCTTCTCGAGTGGAGCGAGGACCCGGATGTGTTCGAGCGCTTCGCCGGGATGACGACAAAAAAGGTGATTCGGCAGTTGCGCGAGTCCGCCGGGAGCATGAACTATTGGGAGTACGCCGGCAGGCTCGGCAACCGGCTGTTCAAGAGCCACTTCTACGCTCTTTCCTCGAACGGCGCCGCCGTGAAGGCCTTTGTCCCCGGAATCCTGAATCCCGGGAATCCGGATCAGGCCATCCAGGACGCAATCACGATCTGCATGACCTCGCACGACGACCGGATCAGCATCTCGGGGGCCTGTGCCGTTGCGGCTGCGGCAAGCCGGGCCATGGAGGACGATGCAAGCGTCGAGTCCATGGTCGACGCGGCCTTTTACGGGGCCGGGAAGGGGCTGGAACGGGCGCCGTCCGAGGCGATGAGCTATCCGGGCCCCTCCGTATCGAAGCGTCTCGACATGGCGATTCGCATCGTCATGAAAGGGCTGCCGAAGGAGGAGAGGATTCGCCTCCTGGCGGATGTCGTGGGTACCGGTCCCGCCATCGCGGAGACGGTACCGGCGGCCTTTGCCCTGTTGGTCTGCAACGGCGGAGAGACCATGCCCGCGATCGTCGATGCGGTGAACGCCGGAGACGAAACCAGCGCCATCGCCGCCATCGTGGGGGCTCTGGCCGGCGCTCGTGCGGGACTGTCCTCGATTCCTCCGGAGGATCGTCGCACGATACTCGAGAACAATCCCATGGACATAGAGGGGACGGGAGTGCAGTTCTGCGCCCTGATCGAGAAACGGAACCGGATGGGGGACATAAATCTTGGAACGGCGTGA
- a CDS encoding ADP-ribosylglycohydrolase family protein, with protein sequence MRGRPSLHSRILGSLIGSAAGDAMGAATEARTTEQILECFGHRVTDFETPPMDTFAAGSAAGQVTDDFSSAYFVIWSIVRNEGRVDEELVKAALVEWSEHEMFFDRFAGPTTRMAIEFFKTGREPSFRGINLSSRQATNGAAMRIAPVGLLFPGAVDLAVGNALRVARLTHDNVLALSGACAVVAAVNRALSPDADLYSVLEAGLYGSVEGERLGMECSRDVAGPRVVSKLELALDIGLSPLSPELKAIEIRDRIGTGLHIAEAVPAAFGILASRRGDAMETLIDCVNIGYDTDTLATIAGGIAGALSGAEAFPGHFLPTLESVNGFEIERLADCIHELGLQPPGLFAEKGGNAK encoded by the coding sequence ATGAGGGGACGGCCTTCGCTGCATTCGAGGATCCTGGGGAGCCTGATCGGTTCCGCGGCCGGGGACGCCATGGGGGCCGCCACGGAGGCACGCACCACGGAGCAGATCCTCGAGTGCTTCGGGCACAGGGTGACCGATTTCGAGACCCCTCCGATGGACACGTTCGCCGCGGGCAGCGCTGCAGGACAGGTGACGGACGACTTCAGCTCCGCCTACTTCGTCATCTGGAGCATCGTCCGAAACGAGGGGAGGGTGGACGAGGAGCTCGTGAAGGCTGCGCTTGTCGAATGGTCGGAGCATGAAATGTTCTTCGACCGCTTCGCGGGGCCGACGACCCGGATGGCGATAGAGTTCTTCAAGACGGGACGCGAGCCGTCCTTTCGGGGGATCAATCTTTCCTCCCGGCAGGCGACAAATGGTGCGGCCATGAGGATCGCCCCCGTTGGACTCCTCTTCCCCGGCGCCGTCGACCTCGCGGTCGGGAACGCCCTGCGTGTTGCGCGCCTCACGCACGACAACGTCCTTGCCCTTTCGGGGGCCTGCGCCGTGGTGGCGGCCGTGAACCGGGCCCTGTCGCCCGATGCCGATCTCTACAGCGTCCTGGAGGCGGGGCTCTATGGGTCCGTCGAGGGGGAGCGGCTCGGCATGGAGTGCTCGCGCGACGTGGCCGGGCCTCGGGTCGTCAGCAAGCTGGAGCTTGCCCTGGACATCGGGCTGAGCCCGCTCTCCCCCGAGCTGAAGGCGATAGAGATACGGGATCGGATCGGCACGGGGCTTCATATCGCCGAGGCGGTCCCTGCGGCCTTCGGCATTCTGGCCTCCCGGCGGGGGGACGCCATGGAGACCCTGATCGACTGCGTCAACATCGGCTACGACACGGATACCCTGGCTACTATCGCAGGAGGCATCGCCGGGGCCCTGTCCGGGGCCGAAGCCTTCCCCGGGCATTTCCTTCCGACCCTGGAGAGCGTGAACGGTTTTGAGATCGAACGTCTGGCGGACTGCATTCACGAACTCGGGCTCCAGCCCCCCGGCCTCTTCGCGGAAAAGGGAGGGAATGCGAAATGA
- a CDS encoding substrate-binding domain-containing protein, translating to MREGKCLCGMGAAAVFGFLLVLGTCAWAADGEPAGALAMREAEKSLMASLEPLPEKGTGARLGAIESTLSNPFWITMEEGYRDAAKEYGAAIDVQATATETDLAGQLDILKQMIGKKYDAVSVSPLTEQNLLLGVVEANGSGVKVVTVGNGVNREALGKLGGHVDIHVTTDFRMQGELGAQYIIGRTGGRGKVAVIEGIPGATQSEARKNGAVEAFKKAGMDLLAVQAANFDRRQAYDLTAALADANPDLAGIACGNDIMALGAVEALKKKGMKDKVVVVGVDFIEEAKASIERGELDATVAMSPYLLGKAGTILSLKALRGDTFGEDVVWTPIKLVDRENVASMEGWR from the coding sequence ATGCGTGAAGGGAAATGTCTTTGCGGGATGGGGGCCGCAGCGGTCTTTGGATTTCTTCTCGTCCTGGGCACCTGTGCCTGGGCTGCCGATGGCGAACCGGCCGGGGCCCTGGCGATGCGCGAGGCGGAAAAGTCTTTGATGGCTTCCCTGGAGCCCCTTCCGGAAAAGGGGACGGGCGCGCGGCTTGGCGCCATCGAGAGCACCCTTTCCAATCCTTTCTGGATCACCATGGAGGAGGGCTACAGGGATGCGGCGAAGGAGTACGGCGCGGCTATCGACGTCCAGGCCACGGCTACGGAGACGGACCTGGCCGGCCAGCTGGATATTCTGAAGCAGATGATCGGGAAGAAGTACGATGCCGTCTCCGTATCGCCCCTCACGGAGCAGAACCTGCTTTTGGGCGTCGTCGAGGCGAATGGGAGCGGGGTGAAGGTCGTCACCGTCGGAAACGGCGTGAACAGGGAGGCCCTCGGGAAACTCGGCGGCCATGTGGATATCCACGTGACGACGGATTTCAGGATGCAGGGCGAGCTGGGGGCGCAGTATATCATCGGCAGGACCGGAGGCAGGGGCAAGGTTGCGGTTATCGAGGGGATCCCGGGGGCGACGCAGAGCGAGGCACGGAAGAACGGCGCGGTGGAGGCCTTCAAAAAGGCGGGCATGGATCTCCTCGCGGTTCAGGCCGCGAACTTCGACCGCCGCCAGGCTTACGATCTGACCGCCGCTTTGGCCGACGCCAACCCGGACCTGGCCGGCATCGCCTGCGGCAACGACATCATGGCTCTGGGGGCGGTCGAGGCCCTGAAGAAGAAGGGAATGAAGGACAAGGTCGTCGTCGTCGGCGTGGACTTCATCGAGGAGGCTAAAGCCTCCATCGAGAGGGGAGAACTGGATGCGACCGTCGCCATGTCGCCCTATCTTCTGGGGAAGGCGGGGACGATCCTCTCCTTGAAGGCGCTTCGCGGCGATACGTTTGGCGAGGACGTCGTGTGGACGCCCATCAAACTCGTCGACAGGGAGAACGTCGCCTCCATGGAAGGATGGAGATGA